The genomic region CCAGCCCCACCCGGAGGCTCGAGGCCATGCCGGCGTCGTGGTCCGGATTGACTGCGATCGTGCTGCGCCCGAGGACCAGCGCAGTCACTGCGTCGGCGGCAGCACCGACCACGACGATCTTCGTCGAGCAGGCTGCGAGGACGTCCAGCGCGTGCAACACCCACGGCCCGGAGCCGGTGTCCGCCAGGGCTTTCGGACCGCCGTAGCGGCGGCCGCTGCCCGCTGCCAGCAACACCCCGACCAGCCGGACGGGCTCAGCGACCGACGGGTTCAGCGGTTGATCACCGTGGTCGGATGGATGTATGTGATCTCCGAGGGATCGACCGGGAACTCGATCTCGCCGAAGGGGGACAGCGCGCCGACCCGGTCGGTGGTGAACTCGCTCAGTGCGTGTTCACCCTGGGGAACCTGCGGCCAGGTCGGATCGATTCCTACGCCACGCTTGCCGGCCATCAGCTCTGCCTCATCCCGTGCTCGTCGGCCGTCCGGATCGGCCGGCCTGCTGCTCCCGATGATAGGTCACCCGACGCAGGTCGGAGCGGATCGGACAGGACCGTCGGACGCTCGCGGAACCCTGCGTACCGTTGTGGGGATGCCTTCCTCCCGACCTGCCACGGAGACGGCCGCCTCCTGGCTGCGCCGGCAGGAGGAGGCCGCGCTGGTCCAGCTGCTGCGCACCCGGCCAGACCTCGCCATTCCGGCCCCGAGTGATCTCGAGGTGCTGGGCCGTCGGCTCGACACGCCGACCTCGGTACACCGGGTGCTGGAGTCGTTGGACGCACTGGCGATCCTCGTGCTGCGTGCGCTGGCCGTGCTCGAGGCGCACCGTGCACCGGTGACCTCCACTGCGCTGCGGGCCTTGTTCCCGTCCGACCGGTCGTCCGAGGTGACGTCCCGGCTGCGCGCGCTGGAGTCGCTCGCTCTCGTCCGCTCCACGGGCGGCGGACGGCTGTCCACTCCCAGCGCAGTGATCGACGCGGTCGGCCCCTACCCGGCCGGCTTCGGCGCGGCCGGCCGGCTGTCCCCGGCACAGGCGCGCAAGGCGGTGGCCGGGCTGGACGACTCGGCGCTCGGCCTGCTCCACAGGTTGGACCAGGGCCATCCGCGCGGGACCTTCCTGCCGGACTCCGCCGCCGCCGCCCTGGCGCACTCGTTGGTGGAGCGATCCCTGCTGACGGCGGTCGACCGCACCACCGTGGAACTACCACGGGAGGTCGCTCTGGTGTTGCGGGGTGATGCCCCGCTCGGCGTCGTCCCGATCGCACCGGATGCCGGGATCCGCCGGGGCGATCACCGCAGGGTGGACGGCACCGCAGCCGGCGAGGCACTGGCCACGCTGCGCCGGATGGCGGCCTTGCTGCGGATGTTGGAGCGTGCGCCGGCGACCGCCCTCAAGTCCGGAGCCGTCGGGATCCGCGAGCTGCGCCGGATCGCCCGCGATCTGGACGTGGATGACCACCACACGTCCCTGCTGCTGGAGCTGGCCGCGGTCGGCGGGCTGATCACCCAGGTCGACGGCCAACGGATCGGCGCTCCTGCCGGTTGGCACGCGACCCTCGCCGCGGAGGAGTACCTCGAGCGTCCGGAAGCCGCGGCCTGGGCGTCGTTGGTCTCCTGGTGGCTCGAGATGCGCCGCGACCCGTCCCGGACGGGCGAACGCGATGAGTCGCAGAAGGTGTTGGCGCCGCTCTCACCGGAGCTGTCGTGGGTGCGGGGTCCGGCCGACCGACGCTTCGTG from Nakamurella sp. A5-74 harbors:
- a CDS encoding helicase C-terminal domain-containing protein, yielding MPSSRPATETAASWLRRQEEAALVQLLRTRPDLAIPAPSDLEVLGRRLDTPTSVHRVLESLDALAILVLRALAVLEAHRAPVTSTALRALFPSDRSSEVTSRLRALESLALVRSTGGGRLSTPSAVIDAVGPYPAGFGAAGRLSPAQARKAVAGLDDSALGLLHRLDQGHPRGTFLPDSAAAALAHSLVERSLLTAVDRTTVELPREVALVLRGDAPLGVVPIAPDAGIRRGDHRRVDGTAAGEALATLRRMAALLRMLERAPATALKSGAVGIRELRRIARDLDVDDHHTSLLLELAAVGGLITQVDGQRIGAPAGWHATLAAEEYLERPEAAAWASLVSWWLEMRRDPSRTGERDESQKVLAPLSPELSWVRGPADRRFVLSMLATLPSGIGLGTQELLATFAWRAPMRSATRRESVARTTVTEGTWLGLLAFDALSSAGRQVLDGDLEAAATALESALPKPVDRVLIQADLTMVAPGRLEPAVRQQLEQVARLESAGSASVYRVTPDTLRGALDSGLTAADLHSLFAARSATGVPQGLTYLIDDTARRHGVLRGGAAAGYLRSDDPALISEAIRVAQTAGLSVRRLAPTVAVSSVDLLDLLEVLGDKGVAVAAEDAAGGLIDLRPARPRARATRAAPQPQREFAAPDERQLRVLVERMVQGDRVRPTTVPQTAAEAMVVLRRAAAENRSAWIGYVDAEGGTSRRMVKPVVVSGGMMVAHDSLRSAMRTFALHRITEAQLDDEVSLPPPP